DNA from Solanum stenotomum isolate F172 chromosome 3, ASM1918654v1, whole genome shotgun sequence:
NNNNNNNNNNNNNNNNNNNNNNNNNNNNNNNNNNNNNNNNNNNNNNNNNNNNNNNNNNNNNNNNNNNNNNNNNNNNNNNNNNNNNNNNNNNNNNNNNNNNNNNNNNNNNNNNNNNNNNNNNNNNNNNNNNNNNNNNNNNNNNNNNNNNNNNNNNNNNNNNNNNNNNNNNNNNNNNNNNNNNNNNNNNNNNNNNNNNNNNNNNNNNNNNNNNNNNNNNNNNNNNNNNNNNNNNNNNNNNNNNNNNNNNNNNNNNNNNNNNNNNNNNNNNNNNNNNNNNNNNNNNNNNNNNNNNNNNNNNNNNNNNNNNNNNNNNNNNNNNNNNNNNNNNNNNNNNNNNNNNNNNNNNNNNNNNNNNNNNNNNNNNNNNNNNNNNNNNNNNNNNNNNNNNNNNNNNNNNNNNNNNNNNNNNNNNNNNNNNNNNNNNNNNNNNNNNNNNNNNNNNNNNNNNNNNNNNNNNNNNNNNNNNNNNNNNNNNNNNNNNNNNNNNNNNNNNNNNNNNNNNNNNNNNNNNNNNNNNNNNNNNNNNNNNNNNNNNNNNNNNNNNNNNNNNNNNNNNNNNNNNNNNNNNNNNNNNNNNNNNNNNNNNNNNNNNNNNNNNNNNNNNNNNNNNNNNNNNNNNNNNNNNNNNNNNNNNNNNNNNNNNNNNNNNNNNNNNNNNNNNNNNNNNNNNNNNNNNNNNNNNNNNNNNNNNNNNNNNNNNNNNNNNNNNNNNNNNNNNNNNNNNNNNNNNNNNNNNNNNNNNNNNNNNNNNNNNNNNNNNNNNNNNNNNNNNNNNNNNNNNNNNNNNNNNNNNNNNNNNNNNNNNNNNNNNNNNNNNNNNNNNNNNNNNNNNNNNNNNNNNNNNNNNNNNNNNNNNNNNNNNNNNNNNNNNNNNNNNNNNNNNNNNNNNNNNNNNNNNNNNNNNNNNNNNNNNNNNNNNNNNNNNNNNNNNNNNNNNNNNNNNNNNNNNNNNNNNNNNNNNNNNNNNNNNNNNNNNNNNNNNNNNNNNNNNNNNNNNNNNNNNNNNNNNNNNNNNNNNNNNNNNNNNNNNNNNNNNNNNNNNNNNNNNNNNNNNNNNNNNNNNNNNNNNNNNNNNNNNNNNNNNNNNNNNNNNNNNNNNNNNNNNNNNNNNNNNNNNNNNNNNNNNNNNNNNNNNNNNNNNNNNNNNNNNNNNNNNNNNNNNNNNNNNNNNNNNNNNNNNNNNNNNNNNNNNNNNNNNNNNNNNNNNNNNNNNNNNNNNNNNNNNNNNNNNNNNNNNNNNNNNNNNNNNNNNNNNNNNNNNNNNNNNNNNNNNNNNNNNNNNNNNNNNNNNNNNNNNNNNNNNNNNNNNNNNNNNNNNNNNNNNNNNNNNNNNNNNNNNNNNNNNNNNNNNNNNNNNNNNNNNNNNNNNNNNNNNNNNNNNNNNNNNNNNNNNNNNNNNNNNNNNNNNNNNNNNNNNNNNNNNNNNNNNNNNNNNNNNNNNNNNNNNNNNNNNNNNNNNNNNNNNNNNNNNNNNNNNNNNNNNNNNNNNNNNNNNNNNNNNNNNNNNNNNNNNNNNNNNNNNNNNNNNNNNNNNNNNNNNNNNNNNNNNNNNNNNNNNNNNNNNNNNNNNNNNNNNNNNNNNNNNNNNNNNNNNNNNNNNNNNNNNNNNNNNNNNNNNNNNNNNNNNNNNNNNNNNNNNNNNNNNNNNNNNNNNNNNNNNNNNNNNNNNNNNNNNNNNNNNNNNNNNNNNNNNNNNNNNNNNNNNNNNNNNNNNNNNNNNNNNNNNNNNNNNNNNNNNNNNNNNNNNNNNNNNNNNNNNNNNNNNNNNNNNNNNNNNNNNNNNNNNNNNNNNNNNNNNNNNNNNNNNNNNNNNNNNNNNNNNNNNNNNNNNNNNNNNNNNNNNNNNNNNNNNNNNNNNNNNNNNNNNNNNNNNNNNNNNNNNNNNNNNNNNNNNNNNNNNNNNNNNNNNNNNNNNNNNNNNNNNNNNNNNNNNNNNNNNNNNNNNNNNNNNNNNNNNNNNNNNNNNNNNNNNNNNNNNNNNNNNNNNNNNNNNNNNNNNNNNNNNNNNNNNNNNNNNNNNNNNNNNNNNNNNNNNNNNNNtactatatttcgagggacgtatcgcgcggcgcgatggttactattatcgagggtcgtatcgcgcgccgcgatagatgcatggacagatatgtcccccatgggtcccggactgagagacagcgggtgtgtatcattaggtcagacatgcatcactatacttgacattgcatttcattgcattgcacttctttattattggtgaacttgatcttgtgtgttgctgatcttgtgagtgcctttctatggaacttgtgactgatgaatattgagcttgttgttgttgaagatatgaaattgttagagtgttgtgttgagctatgtgctttgtaaattgtgaactgttggattgggctggttttatacagattgtagttgtgaaggttcggttgggatgtaaggagtacttgtattctatccccttagctcgtgtttagaggtttacttgttgagtaccgtgggtttggtactcaccccttgcttctacaaatttttgtaggttacgagcctggattttttttatacttgttattctcttcttttccgagGTTCTGGGAGATTCgggaggtagttgtttgtcttctcagcgatccttcttactcctgtttatgatcttgttctactctagaaacaatgtcatatgagacttgtatttttttttttgattcaattgtaatactttagaggcttgtacacgtgacaaccagattttgggggtatatttgagtttattataaaatttccgcattttattgtaatggttgagttttaggctgacttgtcttggtgggttaagacgagtgccatcacgtccattcttgggtcgtgacaatcacGATCTGAAatctcaagtcatgatgacacctgcAACATCCTAGTAGTGGGTAAGCCAAAAACCATATCCCAGAACAAGGAGTAATGATCTATCACGCAAGAGAGACGAATGTgaaaacaaataacaaatataagAAGTAACAGAGGGAATGAGAAACAAGATATACATAAAACACCTCCAAGACACGATATCAGTCGTTACTTGAACTACTAATCATaacaaaaatactaaataaGTGCAAATATACAGAAccatttttaaaacaaaataaagactAGTGCAGCAAAAAACAGAAGTAGAAGGACACGTGTGAAAGCCAGGAGTTCACCGAAAGTCTCTGATCCAAAGATGCTTCGCATGAGGTTTACATAGCGAGAGCTCGTGCTAAGATTTTTATGGTGCAGAAGTGCAGTATGAGTACCAAACACGTGGTACTCAATAGGCATAGAGCGATTGAGCTTCAAAGATAAAGCAAGCATAAAATGCATATAGAAAAAGAATATACaccaaaaagaaatatagaagaggTAAAGTGCAATAATGGTATCCAAGGATAAGAGGATATATTGTATAAGatacaagtaaaaaaaagtGAAGGAATATACCTAGAGAAACTATCCTGACAACCTAGCTAACCACAACAAGCTTCTACACGAAATTAACTAAATGAAGGTATACTAAGAGCATCTACCATGAAACAAAATTGTAGCCAAGAATATGAATATGCCACACTATTGCTTGCTATGCACAGTCTCATTTTTCAATATAACTATGAGAGCATAAACACTTTGGGCAAGCTTGCTTCTAGTTCCGATAGTGATCTAGCTCAATATATCCATGGAATAGCATTGCTAAGTTTGGGTGAACTTGGTCTACGACGGTTTATTATCTTATATAAATTCAACTTCTCATATGACCCCGCTATCCAAACGTTTATATCATTATTATactatttgattcatgtttttgtttGACTTGATAAATAAAGTCTCTTGAATTTTGATTCGTTAGGAAGAAGATAAAGATAAGAACTAAGAAAATTATGcgttaattttgtattttttttttctatctatattattatatgacTTTAGTCTTAAAATTGGATACGTTGCATTTTTTCAATTGTTATTTCTTTGTCTTTTTCTATATCAgacttctttaatttatttttatatgaatttttttatttttgaaagttcgtatttttatttggcctcaaattagtcatttatgacttcATCAGAAGTTTATTACTATTAACCAAAGTTACGTTCAAGTTTAGAGTTAGTTGCTTAAAAGAAATACATTTAAACACTAAAATACGCCCTtcattttgtatttaatttcttgtcccactttaaaaaatttatttataactattgaattttactatttattacACATATGTTTTTATAGAATTATAATTGTTCTAAAgattttaaagaatatatatgGGACACACTACTCAATTCCTACTAAAACTTAAATATAGAATTTGCAAGAGACTTTCCTAGCAACCTATCAATTTGGCTAGGCATCTTTCCTAGCTAAAACATAGCTAGGGAATAGCTAAGAAATATTTTCCTAGTTAAACGAAAATccttaaagagagaaaaattgcGCCATATTAGATTTCCTGTAAAAAATTTGGCGCCAATTTTGATTTTCCGCCAAAATTTAGCGTTCTCTAGCTAAAATTCGTAGCTAATAGCatgttttcttgtagtgaaaaTAGAGGAATATCAAAAGatatcttaaaattttaaattaattatttagaggTTTATGAATATGAACATCATAAGAGTTATGGATATTATATTTGAATTGGTAATtagatatatatgaatcatgaagataaatatttaaagcaaacaaaggagaaaaatagtaaataaaataagaaaaaatattattacaaataatatttatgtgaaaagttttaaatacatTAATAGTAAATAAGAAATATCTGAATCATGTAACAATAGTACTTCAAATACAACTGTTGGTTTTTCCAAGGCATGACATACTAATTACTGCCTctatccacttttaattgtcatcttctcatttttttgagtcaaactataaaaactttgactaacattttatgatgtattttttcatcatattgacatgcaaaaaattgcatttaattacttttcgtatagttattgaatatctaaattttttatttataatatcgaattaattatgtaaattatgaaaattatagTTAAATTGACTTCCGAAAAACgtaacatgacaaataaaagtgagcGGAGGGAGTACATGATTAGGATTCCAAAAGATACACGTTTCGTAAGGTCAAATACTACCATTaagttatttgaattaattaactAAGAGTAGTGGAAAAGTCATATATAGTAAAAGGATTTATTCAGACGCATGTTTTTATGTGTCAAATAAATGTAATATTACTTTTGACTTCATAATTTCTTATGACCtttaaaatttacttatttatatatatatataaaagaagtaACGTACggattttataatattttagtttagtgtaggaacaaaataataataataataataataataatataaaagaagTAACGTACaactaattattaatatataatataagaaGTAAACAACGTAcatctaattaaaatattgtataaacttacagctaattaatatatatatatatatatatataaagtggtAGTATTACATTTGGAGTGAGTGGGCTTAtccctttatatatatatatatatatatatatatatagaagaagtaaaatgaaaagaaatagaatataagaaacatatatacaacaaaattatatataatataatataagaaGTGGATAGAAAAGAATCAGAAGAAGAACGAGAAACGTACAGCAGTAAAACCCTAACTGAGCTTCAAATCCTGCAAAATAGAACAAATTAACTGAACTCTTCTTCAAATCCCATAAACGAAGGATGCACTACTTCACGTCTCTTCATCATGCTCCCAAAATTCTAACTATTTATTCCAGTTTACAGAAGCTTGAAATCACAAATCGTTACTTCCTTCTTCAGTTAAGGTAAGAAGTTCTCCTAAACCGAATTCATTTATATAAAGAGGTATTGTTGAAAAactagttttcatatgtttttgtTAGATATGAGAAAGAAATTCACACAGAATCAGTATTTTTTCTTGAAGATACCCTGCTTTTCTTAAAGCTTGAGATTgaaactttttattttgtttatcaGAAAGAAGTTGGAATTATTTTGGGATTTTCTCTGTATGCTGCCAAATCGAAGACCAGCCAGTGAGAAAGTCAAAAGTTTGCCAGGTGCACCTCTTTATgtaatgcaattttttttattgtgttttacATTTCCTTAAAGATCTGGTGCAAGCATCACCTTCTTCTCAAGGCAACTCTTTTAGCTTCACAAGTtgctttcttgaacttttgctTCAATTTTGGTGACCGTTTAAGTTTTAAATGTTGTTTCGTTGCAATTGGTGATAGTTTCATGTTCGGCTTTATGTAGTTACTATCCTGTTATAGTTTTTGTTTTCTCGAAATCCCTTCTGCTGTTTAGAGCATATCATATCTACAAAAGGTATATAAATGCTTGTGAGTGGATGAGTTTAATGTGCCTTAAACTTTTCAACGGAAATATGTGAAGGAAGGAAACAACTACAGGACTCGTCTTATTCGAGTATCTATGACATACACTTTGGCTGATAACTCGGATGACTCTAGTGCCTCCGCGAGTGACAATCTGCGATTTTTCCAAGCTGTTTCAGCCCACTGCTTCATTTTTTCACCTTCTGCTTTTCTGTTTTGTTGCACGATAAGTGTCTCTACATACCCACCTTATACTTCCAAGGGTGGAGCTTTGAGCACTTCAATTGCTCTTCTATGGAGTCCCTCTTGAATCAAAAGCGATTTTGTGTTGGACTTGGGTGACTAAATAGTGTTAGTATGTATAATGCACGtgcttctatattttttttttcatccatTATAGatatcacataatttttttagactTGACTAACTGGAAGggaaatttatgtttgtattagaaaaatacaattttttctctTAGTTAAATGGTGATATTGAACCCTTCTTAAATTAGATATTTGTGTATGGTCATTTctgtttaaatttgaatttcatttaCTTGATTActaactaattaataaattattaagtaCTAAAAGAAGTGTTTTATCATTGTTTGTTAGATAGGAAGCATGAGTTCCATTAGAGTTGATCGCATGTGGATGTATAAGAGACTAGTGCCAAGTCGAACAACAGTCACTTCTGAGTTTATATAAGGTGTGCGTGGATTTATAGAGTTTGCATTAATGCAACCTGATTTTGTTTCTAATGGAAGTATAAGGTGCCCTTGTTCAAAATGTAAAAACAGTAGTGTGTTTCTTGAACCTCATGATATTAGATCTCATTTATACAAGCATGGTTTCATGCCCAACTATCATCAATGGGAATCACATGGGGAGTCTTTTGTACCAATTTCTAGGCCTCAACCTAGTACCAATAGAAGTGATGACATAGGTTCTAATAGAACACCAATAAATCCATATCGTACTATGGTCTTGGATGCAGCTGGTCCTAGTTTCAACTTAGACAGTGATATATTTGATATGGATGTTGATAAAGAAGAACCTCCTAATCAAAATGCTcaagaattttttgaaatgttgaAAGCTGCCGAAGAGCCATTGTTTGATGGATGTCGGACTCATTCTCCCCTGTCAACAGTGTGCAGGTTGTTGAACATTAAGTCTGAGTCTAACATGAGTGACAATTGCTATAAtcaaattttgctatttttgaaaGAGCTCTTACCTGAAGATGCAAAATTACCTGTTGATTACTATAGGACTAAACAAATGGTTGCAAAACTTGGGCTAGGATATGAAAAGATAGATGTATGTCAGACAGGTTGTTTCCTATATTACAAGGATAATAAAGACAGAAGAgattgtccaaagtgtggtaaacCGCGCTACAAGCCTAAGATAAGAGGCAGTGGAAGGCAAAAAGATGTTCCATATAAAGTACTCGGTTACTTTCCTATAACTCCGAGGTTGCAGAGATTATATATGTCAACAAAGACGGCCGAACATATGACATGGCACTGGAAATACCGTCGAGAACCTGGGGTAATGAGTCATCCAAGTGATGGAGAGGCATGGAAAAAGTTTGATCAGTGTCATCCTAACTTTGCAAGCGAGCCTCGAAATATAAGACTTGGACTTGCAGCTGATGGATTTAGTCCTTATGGGAATATGGCCCATCCTTATTCTTGTTGGCCAGTAATCATTACACCGTACAATCTGCCACCTGAAATGTGCATGACTAGCCCTTATATGTTCTTAAGTCTTCTCATTCCTGGTCCAAAGAGCCCTGGAAAGAATATAGATATATACTTAGAACcttttattgatgaattaaagCAATTATGGGTTGATGGGGTTGAGACTTATGATTCTCATAAGAAACAGAATTTTCAAATGCGAGCTGCACTTATGTGGACTACTAATGATTTCCCAGCTTATGGAATGTTGTCTGGTTGGAGCACACATGGTCTATTAGCATGCCCTTGTTGTATGGGTAAAAGTAAGGCATTTTACTTAAAACATGGGAGAAAAGGTTCATTCTTTGATTGCCATCGTAAATTTTTGCCTATGGGTCATCCATTTCGACTGGATAGAAAGTCATTTTTAAGAGGAAGGGTTGAGAACTCTACTCCTCCTCATAGGTTGTCTGGTGAAGAAGTTTGGAACAAAGTTTGTACCTTACCAAAAGTGTGTGATCATCACGCCTTCGGTAAGTTGCTAGGGTTTGGGGATCAACATAATTGGACAAAACAAAGCATTTTTTGGGAATTGCCATATTGGAGTACAAATATTATTCGGCATaatcttgatgtgatgcatATTGAGAAAAATGTGTTTGATAATATATTCAACACAATAATGGATGTAACAGATAAAACAAAAGACAATTTAAATGCTAGAAGGGATGTGCAAAATTGTTGCAATCGTCCAGAGCTTGAATTGTTGGAGCATGAAGGAAAAATTTTGAAGCCAAAGGCAGCCTATTCATTGacaaaagaacaaagaaagttGATATGTGAATGGTTGAAAAGCTTAAGGTATCCCTATGGTTATGCTTCAAATTTGTCTAGATGTGTAGACATGGAAGATTGTAAATTATCAAGGATGAAgagtcatgattgtcatgtaTTTCTAGAAAGGTTGCTACCAATTGCATTTCGAGATCTTTTGCCAGAGCCAATTTGGAATGCCTTAACAGagataagtttattttttaaaggttTATGCGCAAATGTGTTAAAAGTAGAAGATCTCCAGCAGCTTGAGGAAAGCATAAAGGTTACAATTTGCAAGCTAGAGAAAATATTTCCTCCTGGTTTCTTTGATCCTATGGAACATTTGCCAATTCATTTACCATATGAAGCAATAGCTGGAGGTCCAGTCCATTTTCGATGGATGTATCCTTTTGAGCGGTAAAAGTCTAAACTATATCATTGattagataattaatttaattacctAACATCACACTAACTATATATGTACCAATGCAGAGAAATACACACTTTAAAGAAGATGGTGAAAAATAGAATTCGTGTCGAGGGATCAATATGTGAAGCTTATATCATTAAAGAAATTTCAACATTCAGTTCTCATTATTTCCAGCCTAATGTGCAAACTAGGCACAACAAAGTTACTCGAAATGATGATGGAGGTGAAGTTGATGCACCCGATGGTTGTCTATCCATCGTTTTGCATCCCGGATGTCCGAGTGGGGAGATGAATGGTCGTTATTTGTCTGATAAGGAGTGGGATGCAGCAAGAATATATGTTTTGTTGAATTGTGAGGAGATTCAACAATTCATCCCGTAAGTTTATAGATTTTacctatataatatatatgtcatGCATGAATggataatttaaaaataataaattcttaCTTCTGTAGTATCTTTGAAGCTGAATTGAAAAGAAATTCAGAAAATATCAGTCTCGAGGAAATTGATAAAGAGACGAATAGTAGATTTGCCAACTGGTTCGAAGCTTATGTGAGTAAAATACTATAGTATGAAGAAgttcctatttttatttatctacatcaagttataatttatacataacTATATAGATCATAGGTctattttgtgtattttttagGTTCTCAATCCAACTAACAACATAAGTGATGAGCGGTTAAGAGACTTGGCTTCTGGTCCTTATAAGTGGGTGCAAACTTGGCCTCAATATTTTACAAATGGCTATAGGTTCCACACACTTAGTCATGGCTCTAACAAATCAACTATGAATAGTGGTGTGTGCATAAAAGGGACAACTTGGAATGACTATGAAAGTGACTATTATGGATTGCTTGGTGAGGTGATACAACTCGAATATTCCAATCCAACAAAGAAAAGAACCACTCTtgtcttgttcaaatgtgattGGTTTGATCCAACAATGGGTCGAGGGTGTAAGGTTCATAATCAGTATGGGCTGATTGATATCAATCATAAAAAAGGTTCTCGAGCTATGCTTATGAACCTTTTGTATTGGCTGAACAAGCGCAACAAGTCTATTTTGCAGAATATCCCAGTAAAAAGAACAATAGTATTGACTGGTGGGCAGTGTGTAAAATAAAAGCTAgaaatcaaattgattctccAAATATCCCATACCAAGAAGATGACAATTTACCCCTTATAATCCCAAATATCACTGATGATCTTGATAGCTTACGTCATGAAAACGGTGAATTGGAAATGCATGAAGTTGAAAATGAGACTGATGAAATTGATCAAGAGCATGATATTAATGCTATTGAAAGTGATGAAGAGATAGAAGAATCTGATTTTGAGCTCTCTGAAGATGAAGGAGATGACCAAAGTGATGAAAACTTTGAAACCGATGAGAGTGAATGATAATGACTTTTTACTGTAAGTTCTTTTCTAGAGTGTTTTCTTTTATTACTGTTGCTACTATTTTCTGTAGCTTGATGTCATTTCTGAAAACCTAAGTATTTTTTTTCGAAGTTGATTCATCAATTTGTTAAAATGGTTATTTAGCACTCTTTTAAATGCTTTTACTTTCTAGCGATGCCATCTACTAAGTGACTTTGTTGAGTAGAGGAAGAGCTGTAGATTTTTAGTGATATGCATATGAAGAAGTGTGGATGAAATGTAGTCTCCATAGTAGCAATTGTTTGCAGAATACTGTAGTAGAGTCTTAATCTCACCATTTTTATGTGTCAAGAATTTGATGTAACACTTTCGACTGTGCAGGactataattcttttttattgagTAAAAGCAAACTCTACCCTTGCTGCAACAACATATACTACATAATATCATTGCAGgagtacattttttttaattcaccGTCTAAATGGGTGAATCTATCTATCTTGTTTGCTTTTGTTATATTAGTGAACATTGACTGCAAATGAGCTTCATTATTTTCTCTACATTAATCATTTTTatagcatgaaatgttgacaaATTTTAAGTGACTTCTTGAGTATTATTCTATAGTTCTTGTTAGATTTTGATCAGGAAATATGACAAGGGGAAGAGGCATCAAACGTAGTTGGGGAGGCCGTGGGGGCATAACTAACAAAGGAGGAGGAGGCAGCAAGCAACCACCAGACATTTCTCAAAAGGATGTTAGTGAATCATCAATTCCCACATCTCAGCAAGTTGGTTTAAACCAGTGTATTGTCTCATCACATGAAACCAGTGTACATACATCTCAAGAAGCCGATGCTCAACAAATAAATACTCCTGAAAATGTTGGTGGTCAACAAGAAGCTCCTACTTCTCTAGATCTTGGACGACAAGAAACACCTTTTTCTCATACTATTGGTTCTCAACAAGAAACTCCAACTCAAGATGTTTCTCCTGAACAAACACTCGCATCTTTTGAAAGTAGTAATCCACAGGGCAGACAAGATACACTTGGTGGCATAAAATCCTTGAGAGTAAATGGAGATACGTAAGTAATACAAAATTATAGAAGTAATGGCTAAATATGTTTTCATTTAATAATCTtctcataatgtattgtattaatGATTTTGTAGATTCTGCCCACATGAGGCTGTTCGAGATGTGGTGTTTGCCTTTAAAAAAAGCTTCTCTGGACCATGGCATTGTTGGAGCAAAGTTCCAGAGCATGTACGAGACAAATGGTTTAATGATTTTGAGGTATCTATACCTGAACAAGACTCTGCAAATTTAACTTAAGCAATAGATTTTTCGCATTAGcaaattctcaaaataaaaaagtatgCATGCACGTGTGTGAGAAGACACTAATTGATACATGAATCTCGTAGTATACTTGTTAATGggaaaattattttgtctttacatGAGATTCCTCCATTTGGCCTGATGTTGTCTTTTTGTGTGGAGTTGGAGGATTATTTCTCGAgcttaatgttttttttctttctggtGTTGTTAAAGTCATCTAGCATTTTCAGTAATGCTATTCATAGAATATACTGATGTTTCAGTACTGTCTTTTTCATAATTATCAGACTCTTCCATATCACTTTCTAGAATTTTGACATAAACGGTAAGTTTCTTTTATATTGTGCTTTCCTTTTCAGCTAACTGCTTCAAATTAGTGAGTAGTGTGTTATGATTGAATCAAATTTTACATTCGAAAATCATTCTCACATGCCAACAAGTTTTTTTAAGAGTCTTCATTATGCATATATCTTATCTCTTTATGTAGAAGTCGTGTAgccatttgaatttttttttttgaaggatACAACCCATAGAAGCTTAGCA
Protein-coding regions in this window:
- the LOC125858387 gene encoding uncharacterized protein LOC125858387; amino-acid sequence: MHYFTSLHHAPKILTIYSSLQKLEITNRYFLLQLRKKLELFWDFLCMLPNRRPASEKVKSLPGNMTRGRGIKRSWGGRGGITNKGGGGSKQPPDISQKDVSESSIPTSQQVGLNQCIVSSHETSVHTSQEADAQQINTPENVGGQQEAPTSLDLGRQETPFSHTIGSQQETPTQDVSPEQTLASFESSNPQGRQDTLGGIKSLRVNGDTFCPHEAVRDVVFAFKKSFSGPWHCWSKVPEHVRDKWFNDFEKNYSFSAEDKVLVRKTFNRVGSERLSDSLGKAKRTFLRKKKIPKWIAQVHWDSLMQYWNSDGFQKISAINSKNKMSSNNGEGPSLHTGGSVAFSEYRRRHVKGTNW
- the LOC125858374 gene encoding uncharacterized protein LOC125858374, which translates into the protein MSHPSDGEAWKKFDQCHPNFASEPRNIRLGLAADGFSPYGNMAHPYSCWPVIITPYNLPPEMCMTSPYMFLSLLIPGPKSPGKNIDIYLEPFIDELKQLWVDGVETYDSHKKQNFQMRAALMWTTNDFPAYGMLSGWSTHGLLACPCCMGKSKAFYLKHGRKGSFFDCHRKFLPMGHPFRLDRKSFLRGRVENSTPPHRLSGEEVWNKVCTLPKVCDHHAFGKLLGFGDQHNWTKQSIFWELPYWSTNIIRHNLDVMHIEKNVFDNIFNTIMDVTDKTKDNLNARRDVQNCCNRPELELLEHEGKILKPKAAYSLTKEQRKLICEWLKSLRYPYGYASNLSRCVDMEDCKLSRMKSHDCHVFLERLLPIAFRDLLPEPIWNALTEISLFFKGLCANVLKVEDLQQLEESIKVTICKLEKIFPPGFFDPMEHLPIHLPYEAIAGGPVHFRWMYPFEREIHTLKKMVKNRIRVEGSICEAYIIKEISTFSSHYFQPNVQTRHNKVTRNDDGGEVDAPDGCLSIVLHPGCPSGEMNGRYLSDKEWDAARIYVLLNCEEIQQFIPIFEAELKRNSENISLEEIDKETNSRFANWFEAYVLNPTNNISDERLRDLASGPYKWVQTWPQYFTNGYRFHTLSHGSNKSTMNSGVCIKGTTWNDYESDYYGLLGEVIQLEYSNPTKKRTTLVLFKCDWFDPTMGRGCKVHNQYGLIDINHKKGSRAMLMNLLYWLNKRNKSILQNIPVKRTIVLTGGQCVK